The Oreochromis niloticus isolate F11D_XX linkage group LG15, O_niloticus_UMD_NMBU, whole genome shotgun sequence genome includes a region encoding these proteins:
- the LOC109194914 gene encoding ubiquitin carboxyl-terminal hydrolase 26 codes for MVQIGFKHFFLRKKSKNQNVAEKEIPSTSQHSVPEASVAATPPNHENGNKKRKKRKWRHFFCCFSETDSDTEAEPTTVKPQTKSRWSIFKFWKRKRQVAPETTVEPDKKSDKLKNMQHDCTPAESAPYSSEDSVQVIWPQAGQPECPEDKTTDNPSSHQVKNTTENGEPSDLSWDTLIMDFLAQEHVREQLFNILVKHFNNGKITENQIQTVDRFGFPNIANTCYMNSCLQSLLNTEEFIRDISCQEILWRAVPEARLLRRLIDIRDCHNSRDYGLKKHRLKSFKEAFSKHVPEYKGSAQKDAHEFLTFFLNEVKSLSPHLKRKAALLGRSYTCPVEDHHVFKMENMRTCKSCGHQSSHQEEFTSLSLDLVPEGSVEDMLETYLKEQKIEFLCYCGGTTSEVKPSFDTLPRVLILHLKRFGFTKTNKLQKVHDPVWLQRDLVVSSKQGGGCYSLVSIISHYGGTESGHYICNSVHPEASPQATSDPWLTYDDARVLHTTGSAVFEEQQHSAYILFYKRNDVEASYSHHHAEKEQPSSQTAGKYCP; via the exons ATGGTTCAAATTGGgttcaaacatttttttctcagaaaG AAATCAAAAAACCAAAACGTGGCAGAGAAGGAAATTCCTTCTACGTCTCAGCACAG CGTCCCGGAGGCTTCTGTTGCTGCCACACCACCTAACCATGAAAATGGTaacaagaagaggaagaaaagaaaatggagaCACTTCTTCTGCTGTTTCTCG GAAACTGACAGCGATACAGAGGCAGAGCCCACCACTGTAAAGCCACAAACAAAGTCTCGCTGGTCTATTTTCAAATTCTGGAAG AGAAAAAGGCAGGTTGCTCCTGAAACAACAGTGGAACCTGATAAAAAGAGTGACAA ATTAAAGAACATGCAGCATGACTGTACACCTGCCGAGTCAGCACCGTACAGTTCAGAGGACTCAGTACAGGTCATTTGGCCCCAAGCAGGACAACCAGAATGCCCCGAGGACAAAACTACAGACAATCCCAG TTCCCACCAGGTTAAAAACACCACTGAAAATGGTGAGCCATCAGACCTGAGTTGGGACACTTTGATTATGGACTTTCTGGCACAAGAGCACGTACGGGAGCAGCTGTTTAACAT TCTAGTGAAACATTTCAACAATGGAAAAATAACGGAAAATCAAATTCAGACTGTGGACCGCTTCGG GTTTCCAAACATTGCAAACACCTGCTACATGAACTCCTGCCTGCAGAGCCTCCTCAACACTGAGGAGTTCATTAGAGACATCAGCTGTCAGGAGATTTTGTGGAGAGCAGTGCCAGAAGCTCGGCTCTTAAG AAGGCTCATTGACATCAGGGACTGTCATAATTCAAGAGATTATGGCCTTAAAAAACACCGCCTAAAATCTTTTAAGGAGGCATTCAGCAAACACGTTCCTGAATACAAAGGCAGTGCACAGAAA gatGCTCATGAGTTCCTAACCTTTTTCCTCAATGAGGTCAAAAGCCTTTCACCTCACCTGAAGAGGAAAGCAGCTCTCCTGGGCCGAAGTTATACCTGCCCAGTAGAAGATCATCATGTTTTCAAAATGGAAAACATGAGGACATGCAAGAG CTGCGGTCACCAATCATCACACCAAGAGGAATTCACTAGCTTGTCTCTTGACCTGGTTCCAGAGGGGTCTGTTGAGGACATGTTAGAGACATACTTGAAG GAACAAAAAATTGAATTTCTCTGTTATTGTGGAGGGACGACCTCGGAAGTGAAGCCGTCTTTTGATACACTGCCAAG AGTTCTCATCTTGCACCTGAAGAGGTTTGGCTTCACAAAAACCAACAAGCTTCAGAAGGTGCATGACCCCGTCTGGCTGCAGAGGGACTTGGTGGTGTCATCCAAACAG GGTGGTGGCTGTTACAGTCTTGTCAGCATCATCAGTCACTATGGAGGCACAGAATCAG GACACTACATCTGTAATTCCGTGCATCCTGAGGCGAGTCCGCAGGCTACATCAGATCCTTGGCTCACCTATGATGATGCACGGGTGCTCCACACAACTGGATCTGCAGTTTTTGAGGAACAGCAGCACTCTGCCTACATCCTGTTTTACAAGAGAAAC GATGTGGAAGCAAGTTACAGCCATCATCATGCTGAGAAGGAACAACCGTCGTCTCAGACCGCAGGTAAGTATTGCCCTTAG